One region of Fragaria vesca subsp. vesca linkage group LG4, FraVesHawaii_1.0, whole genome shotgun sequence genomic DNA includes:
- the LOC101315331 gene encoding uncharacterized protein LOC101315331, which produces MAEIQPPEINGGQFTTGSTEAAAAAAAVGAKRQRRPSVRLGEIGGDQPYDSNPRRAAKQWRPPPMEQHQQRKESSKSSKTRPLVNLSSGGEFDETLEREEREGNLDSVAIGSWKVKETKKRASTGTKRVRSNWVPAKIDEGGGGEDGEDGYREFGPEESESPMKEQSPIHSSENLAYHGSRRAIRSRVLEHDGVELSGPSENNDGREWNGRGTSNGNEGRVGCGEDGVRVWLNGLGLSRYAPVFEIHEVDDEVLPMLTLEDLKDMGINAVGSRRKMYCAIQKLGKGFS; this is translated from the coding sequence ATGGCGGAGATACAGCCACCGGAGATCAACGGCGGGCAATTCACGACGGGTTCGACGGAGGCTGCAGCGGCGGCGGCGGCGGTGGGGGCGAAGCGGCAGCGGAGGCCCAGCGTCCGATTGGGGGAGATCGGAGGAGACCAGCCCTACGATTCGAACCCGCGGCGGGCGGCCAAGCAGTGGAGGCCGCCGCCGATGGAGCAGCACCAACAGCGGAAGGAGTCGAGTAAGTCGTCAAAGACTCGGCCTTTAGTGAATTTGAGCTCCGGCGGCGAGTTTGATGAAACCCTAGAAAGGGAGGAGAGAGAGGGCAACCTCGATAGCGTCGCCATTGGGAGCTGGAAGGTGAAAGAGACCAAGAAGAGGGCTTCGACTGGGACCAAGAGGGTCAGATCCAATTGGGTCCCGGCCAAGATTGACGAGGGCGGCGGCGGCGAGGATGGGGAAGATGGGTATCGGGAATTTGGGCCGGAGGAGTCGGAAAGCCCAATGAAAGAGCAGAGCCCAATTCATTCCTCGGAGAATTTGGCTTACCATGGGAGTAGGAGAGCAATTAGGAGTAGGGTTTTGGAGCATGATGGGGTTGAGCTATCGGGGCCGTCGGAGAACAACGATGGCAGGGAGTGGAATGGGAGAGGGACTAGTAATGGGAATGAAGGGAGAGTTGGGTGTGGGGAAGATGGGGTTAGGGTTTGGCTCAATGGGTTAGGGTTGAGTAGGTATGCCCCAGTGTTCGAAATTCATGAGGTGGATGATGAAGTATTGCCAATGCTGACTTTGGAGGACCTCAAGGACATGGGGATAAATGCGGTTGGGTCCAGGAGGAAAATGTACTGTGCTATTCAGAAGCTTGGGAAGGGGTTTTCTTGA
- the LOC101314277 gene encoding ARMADILLO BTB ARABIDOPSIS PROTEIN 1-like yields MKDDNDPIAVCTDLLRSLSSEIPLIQIFKGKWALIQSKLTDLQAQLTDFSDFPTAKTNSLSLDLLHSVAYTLRDAVTLARRCHAANSSEGKLRTQSDVDSVLAKLDLHLRDGEILFKSGVLHDTAGFSSSSKRETVRAECRNLVTRLQIGGAESRGSAMEALLALLQEDDKNVMIAVAQGIVPVLVKLLDSSGYEMKENAVAAVSMVAMVESSRNVLAAEGLLLLNHLLRVLDSGSGFAKEKACVALQALSFSKDNARAISRGGVSLLLDICQDGTPGSQASAAGVLRNLAAFAENKENFIEENGVGVLLGLASSGTALAQENAIGCLSHLVSDSESQKVLVFREGGITCLKNFLDSGCGNNRSLEAAVELLTHLASCSLIAEAIVAEGFVTKIVEVMNCGVLGVRIQAAKAVYELGFCSRTRKEMGERGCIPPLVKMLDGKAVEEKEAAAKALSALLLYADNRKIFRKTEGAILSTVQLLNPSLKKLDKKYPVAVLAALVHSKKCKKQMVAAGACVHLQKLLDLEVEGSQKLLESLCRSKIWGVFTRS; encoded by the coding sequence ATGAAAGACGACAACGACCCCATCGCCGTCTGCACCGACCTCCTCCGTTCTCTCTCCTCGGAAATCCCGCTCATCCAGATTTTCAAGGGCAAATGGGCCTTAATCCAGTCCAAGCTCACCGACCTCCAGGCCCAGCTCACCGACTTCTCCGACTTCCCCACCGCCAAAACCAACTCTCTCTCCCTCGACCTCCTCCACTCCGTCGCCTACACCCTCCGCGACGCCGTCACCCTCGCCCGCCGCTGCCATGCCGCGAATTCGTCGGAGGGGAAGCTCCGGACTCAGAGCGACGTCGATTCCGTCCTCGCCAAGCTCGATCTCCACCTCCGCGACGGCGAGATTCTCTTCAAGAGCGGCGTCCTCCACGACACCGCCGGCTTCAGCTCCTCCTCGAAGCGCGAGACCGTACGCGCCGAGTGCCGGAACCTCGTCACGCGCCTCCAAATCGGCGGCGCCGAGTCGCGTGGCTCCGCCATGGAGGCGCTGCTGGCGCTTCTCCAGGAGGACGACAAGAATGTCATGATCGCCGTCGCGCAGGGGATCGTTCCGGTGCTGGTGAAGCTTCTCGATTCGAGCGGTTACGAGATGAAGGAGAACGCCGTGGCGGCGGTTTCGATGGTGGCGATGGTGGAGAGCAGCAGGAATGTTCTGGCTGCCGAGGGGCTGCTGCTGCTGAATCACTTGCTGAGGGTTCTGGACTCCGGGAGTGGCTTCGCCAAGGAGAAGGCCTGCGTGGCGCTTCAAGCTTTGAGCTTTTCCAAGGACAATGCCAGAGCTATTTCCAGAGGCGGCGTTTCATTGCTCCTGGATATCTGCCAGGACGGCACGCCGGGATCGCAAGCCTCGGCGGCCGGTGTGCTGAGGAATTTGGCTGCTTTTGCTGAGAATAAGGAGAATTTTATTGAGGAGAATGGAGTTGGAGTTCTGTTGGGGCTGGCGAGTTCCGGGACGGCTTTAGCGCAGGAGAATGCGATTGGATGTTTGAGTCATTTGGTATCCGATAGCGAAAGCCAGAAGGTTTTGGTATTTAGGGAGGGCGGGATTACATGCTTGAAGAATTTCTTGGACTCCGGGTGTGGTAATAATCGAAGTCTTGAGGCTGCGGTGGAGTTGCTGACGCACCTGGCTTCTTGCTCTCTAATTGCGGAAGCTATTGTGGCGGAGGGGTTTGTGACTAAGATTGTTGAGGTGATGAATTGTGGTGTGTTGGGGGTGAGGATTCAGGCGGCTAAGGCGGTTTACGAGCTGGGGTTCTGCTCGAGAACTAGGAAGGAGATGGGGGAACGTGGCTGCATTCCGCCTCTGGTGAAGATGTTGGATGGCAAAGCAGTGGAAGAGAAGGAAGCCGCTGCGAAGGCCTTGTCGGCATTGTTGCTTTATGCTGACAATAGGAAGATTTTTAGGAAAACTGAAGGGGCGATTTTGAGTACAGTTCAGCTCTTAAACCCTTCTTTGAAGAAGTTGGATAAGAAGTACCCTGTTGCTGTGTTAGCGGCACTTGTGCATTCGAAGAAGTGCAAGAAGCAAATGGTGGCTGCCGGTGCATGTGTACATTTGCAGAAACTGCTTGATTTGGAAGTAGAGGGGTCTCAAAAGCTCTTGGAAAGCCTTTGTCGTAGTAAAATTTGGGGTGTTTTTACCAGATCTTAA
- the LOC101290853 gene encoding CASP-like protein VIT_17s0000g00560-like — MATIEAKLQPNPPVMKSQKLFLGVQIWLRTFAMATTLAATWITITSKQSTEIVGITFDARYSYSSAFKFLAFANAVVSACCLVSLLLVFLLHLQGSNPNHYFFLFLHDLFIMCLVLAGCAAATAIGFVGRYGNSHTGWSPICDHFDKFCHRVSISVILSYLSLIILLMLTVGSAIKSRQIRV, encoded by the exons ATGGCAACCATAGAAGCCAAGCTTCAGCCAAACCCTCCTGTGATGAAAAGCCAAAAGCTTTTTCTTGGTGTTCAAATTTGGTTGAGGACTTTTGCCATGGCCACTACATTAGCTGCAACTTGGATCACAATCACAAGCAAACAGTCCACTGAGATTGTTGGCATAACCTTTGATGCTAGATATAGCTACTCCTCTGCCTTCAA GTTCTTGGCTTTTGCAAATGCTGTTGTGAGTGCTTGTTGTTTGGTGTCCTTGCTCCTTGTTTTCCTTCTCCATCTTCAAGGCTCAAATCCCAATCACTACTTCTTCTTGTTCCTCCATGATTTG TTCATTATGTGCTTGGTTCTTGCTGGATGCGCGGCTGCAACTGCGATAGGGTTTGTGGGGCGGTATGGGAACAGCCACACTGGTTGGAGTCCAATTTGTGATCACTTTGATAAGTTCTGTCACAGAGTGTCAATATCTGTGATTCTCTCCTACTTATCTCTCATAATTTTGCTGATGCTTACTGTTGGCTCAGCAATCAAGTCTAGACAGATTCGGGTTTAG